The Ananas comosus cultivar F153 linkage group 2, ASM154086v1, whole genome shotgun sequence genome contains a region encoding:
- the LOC109724292 gene encoding uncharacterized protein LOC109724292 yields the protein MASEDDILALLSEPCESDELVDLSNSFSDLLSTSTGSDEKTVELSPEEAAWVDSCLALDAELSDDDWAAFTEALLDTLSTQNSHDETEYVNGAVEGRRVQITERSETEVMYVEERDDDADVEDEAEAEAALIRDEERDKDTSEGDANAEDSEEVEQEAESRESIFKVWDLETPISNEEEDDELIEQLNKLLIGGSGPEGAFRQPPYEPSRTVIQEKIIDELAANMTDLSLRPLDD from the coding sequence ATGGCATCAGAAGATGACATCCTGGCCCTTCTTTCTGAGCCATGCGAATCCGATGAGCTTGTTGATCTCTCAAATTCTTTCTCAGATTTACTTTCCACGTCGACCGGATCGGACGAGAAGACTGTCGAGCTCTCACCAGAGGAGGCCGCATGGGTCGACTCCTGCCTCGCGCTCGATGCTGAGCTGTCGGATGATGATTGGGCTGCATTCACAGAGGCCCTGCTTGACACCCTCAGCACTCAAAACTCACATGATGAAACTGAGTATGTGAATGGGGCTGTGGAAGGCCGAAGGGTGCAAATTACTGAGAGATCAGAAACTGAAGTGATGTATGTTGAAGAGAGAGATGACGATGCTGATGTGGAGGATGAAGCGGAGGCAGAAGCTGCGTTGATCCGTGACGAGGAGAGAGATAAAGATACAAGCGAAGGAGATGCTAATGCGGAGGACTCGGAGGAAGTTGAGCAAGAAGCAGAGTCGCGCGAGAGTATATTTAAGGTCTGGGATTTGGAGACGCCGATTTCAAACGAGGAGGAAGATGATGAACTCATCGAACAGCTGAATAAGCTTCTCATTGGGGGGAGTGGTCCGGAGGGAGCTTTCCGGCAACCTCCCTATGAACCTAGCAGGACTGTGATCCAAGAAAAGATTATCGATGAGCTTGCTGCAAATATGACTGATTTGTCGCTTCGCCCACTTGATGACTGA
- the LOC109704493 gene encoding probable prolyl 4-hydroxylase 7, with product MAPLPPSPSSSSMALFSAFLVLVSLPTLLVARSEPTFYDPARVSRLSWRPRAFLYRGFVSHEECDHLIELAKDKLEKSMVADDESGDSVASDIRTSSGMFLEKHQVLVLAFLWHFIC from the exons ATGGCGCCACTcccaccctctccctcttcctcgtCCATGGCGCTCTTCTCCGCCTTCCTCGTACTGGTGTCGCTCCCGACCCTATTGGTGGCGAGATCCGAGCCCACATTCTACGACCCAGCTCGCGTTTCCCGCCTCTCATGGCGCCCCAG GGCTTTTTTGTACAGGGGCTTCGTTTCTCACGAGGAATGCGACCATTTGATCGAGTTG GCGAAGGACAAGCTGGAGAAGTCGATGGTGGCGGACGATGAGTCTGGGGATAGCGTTGCGAGCGATATTCGGACGAGCTCCGGCATGTTCTTGGAGAAGCACCAGGTTTTGGTTTTGGCTTTCTTGTGGCATTTTatttgttga